One part of the Deinococcus depolymerans genome encodes these proteins:
- a CDS encoding sensor domain-containing diguanylate cyclase/phosphohydrolase, whose product MLWMDLNVLLSGLGLVIVGVILLALDLRHWPLQATAPRRAGRALLAGVWGVALMLFPLNVAPGVFVDLRYVPGALMTLLLGPGWGSLALLMPALWRVGLGGAGVPAALLAGASILLIAGVVWRAAGPQVFMHWRWWWASPLIFSLNSLGLLLFPGGHALVRRVYLPVLIVHCLGLWAAQLVVGMRARHLAQTTALRREAYLDALTGVSNRRQFDLDLARIGPGDQLIMLDIDYFKQVNDRLGHAAGDQVLREVAQTLAQNLRGQDHVYRVGGEEFALILCGLDAARGRAVTQRCLDSVRTLSAGGQTVTLSAGWSQVQPGETPERALARADAALYRAKGAGRDRLILDVAGPDSGAQAAQRTLTLLAADQDPTAADWHALLESAVQGVPGAQAGTLFVLDRGDFLLCAQQGFSDDLLGHRRSPASLRRWYADPAEAWQAGEPRVLRDEAIRHNALAAADLETQLTGQRDSGRLVSGGPLRETLGVPVSVDGLVLAFLNLDTLDADHRFGPDALQVARSFAQQVAALLRARAARLRAAARQRELEALARITEDLRDARTTTQVAQAVTGAVMPILAARESVFLRFDPERDELVSLVMQGVQSRDGHAELPRGYGVAWAAIEQREVLRVTSVRDAPRLHRPTFLRSGAMLAVPLQAGGTLFGALCVTREDPFGEEDVSVMRALGAHIVTALDRARQLAELQQARTRALLSLGKLLEARGLETPGHIRRLRGQATRVAETLQLSEDDRAALLDGAALHDLGLLDLRPGQPDLAHATAGEALARELPGVSDAALGVIRHHHERWDGQGHPDGLRGHRIPALARILTILDTFDTLTHPPHGTPPLTPEQALSVMTAQARQALDPDLLTALTPLLSRPFPPEAPAPAGPLPDNLNLN is encoded by the coding sequence ATGCTCTGGATGGACCTGAACGTGCTGCTCAGCGGACTGGGCCTGGTGATCGTCGGCGTGATCCTGCTGGCCCTGGACCTGCGGCACTGGCCGCTGCAGGCCACCGCGCCGCGCCGCGCCGGCCGGGCGCTGCTGGCCGGCGTGTGGGGCGTCGCGCTGATGCTGTTCCCGCTGAACGTCGCGCCCGGCGTGTTCGTGGACCTGCGCTACGTGCCCGGCGCGCTGATGACCCTGCTGCTCGGGCCGGGCTGGGGCAGTCTGGCGCTGCTGATGCCGGCGCTGTGGCGCGTCGGGCTGGGCGGGGCGGGCGTGCCGGCCGCGCTGCTGGCCGGCGCGTCGATCCTGCTGATTGCCGGGGTGGTGTGGCGCGCCGCCGGCCCGCAGGTCTTCATGCACTGGCGCTGGTGGTGGGCGTCGCCGCTGATCTTCAGCCTGAACAGCCTGGGCCTGCTGCTGTTTCCCGGCGGGCACGCCCTGGTGAGGCGGGTCTACCTGCCGGTCCTGATCGTCCACTGCCTGGGCCTGTGGGCGGCGCAACTGGTGGTGGGCATGCGCGCCCGGCACCTCGCGCAGACGACCGCCCTGCGCCGTGAGGCGTACCTGGACGCCCTGACCGGCGTCAGCAACCGCCGGCAGTTCGACCTGGACCTCGCGCGGATCGGGCCGGGCGACCAGCTGATCATGCTGGACATCGACTACTTCAAGCAGGTGAACGACCGCCTCGGGCACGCCGCGGGCGACCAGGTCCTGCGTGAGGTGGCGCAGACCCTCGCGCAGAACCTGCGCGGCCAGGACCACGTGTACCGCGTGGGCGGCGAGGAATTCGCGCTGATCCTCTGCGGCCTCGACGCCGCGCGGGGGCGGGCGGTCACGCAGCGCTGCCTGGACAGCGTCCGGACCCTCTCGGCCGGCGGGCAGACCGTGACCCTCTCGGCCGGCTGGAGTCAGGTGCAGCCCGGCGAGACGCCGGAACGCGCCCTGGCCCGCGCGGACGCCGCGCTGTACCGCGCCAAGGGCGCCGGACGCGACCGCCTGATCCTGGACGTGGCCGGCCCGGACAGCGGCGCGCAGGCCGCGCAGCGGACCCTGACCCTCCTGGCCGCCGATCAGGACCCCACCGCCGCCGACTGGCACGCGCTGCTCGAATCGGCAGTTCAGGGCGTGCCTGGCGCGCAGGCCGGCACGCTGTTCGTGCTGGACCGCGGGGACTTCCTGCTGTGCGCGCAGCAGGGGTTCAGTGACGACCTGCTCGGGCACCGCCGCTCGCCCGCCAGCCTGCGCCGCTGGTACGCGGACCCGGCCGAGGCGTGGCAGGCCGGCGAGCCGCGCGTGCTGCGGGACGAGGCCATCCGGCACAACGCCCTGGCCGCCGCCGACCTCGAAACCCAGCTGACCGGGCAGCGGGACTCCGGGCGCCTGGTGAGCGGGGGGCCGCTGCGCGAGACGCTGGGCGTTCCGGTCAGCGTGGACGGGCTGGTGCTGGCCTTCCTGAACCTCGACACCCTCGACGCGGACCACCGGTTCGGTCCGGACGCCCTGCAGGTCGCGCGGTCGTTCGCCCAGCAGGTCGCCGCGCTGCTGCGCGCCCGCGCCGCCCGGCTGCGGGCCGCGGCCCGCCAGCGGGAACTCGAGGCCCTGGCGCGCATCACCGAGGACCTGCGTGACGCCCGCACCACCACCCAGGTCGCGCAGGCCGTCACGGGCGCGGTCATGCCGATCCTGGCGGCCCGCGAGTCCGTGTTCCTGCGCTTCGACCCGGAACGCGACGAGCTGGTCTCGCTGGTCATGCAGGGCGTCCAGTCACGCGACGGTCACGCCGAACTGCCGCGCGGGTACGGCGTCGCCTGGGCCGCCATCGAGCAGCGTGAGGTGCTGCGCGTCACCAGCGTCCGCGACGCGCCGCGCCTGCACCGCCCGACCTTCCTGCGCAGCGGCGCGATGCTGGCCGTGCCCCTGCAGGCGGGGGGCACGCTGTTCGGTGCGCTGTGCGTCACGCGCGAGGACCCGTTCGGGGAGGAGGACGTCAGCGTGATGCGGGCGCTCGGCGCGCACATCGTCACCGCGCTCGACCGTGCCCGGCAGCTCGCGGAACTGCAGCAGGCCCGCACCCGCGCGCTGCTGTCGCTGGGAAAGCTGCTCGAGGCGCGCGGCCTGGAGACACCGGGACACATCCGCCGCCTGCGGGGACAGGCCACCCGCGTCGCCGAGACCCTGCAGCTCAGCGAGGATGACCGTGCGGCGCTGCTGGACGGCGCGGCCCTGCACGACCTGGGCCTGCTGGACCTGCGTCCCGGTCAGCCGGACCTGGCGCACGCGACGGCCGGCGAGGCGCTGGCCCGCGAGCTGCCCGGCGTGTCCGACGCGGCCCTGGGCGTCATCCGTCACCACCACGAGCGCTGGGACGGCCAGGGCCACCCGGACGGCCTGCGCGGTCACCGCATCCCGGCACTGGCGCGCATCCTGACCATTCTCGACACCTTCGACACCCTGACCCACCCGCCGCACGGAACGCCCCCCCTGACGCCCGAACAGGCCCTGAGCGTCATGACCGCGCAGGCCCGGCAGGCCCTCGACCCGGACCTCCTGACCGCCCTGACGCCGCTGCTGTCCCGCCCGTTCCCGCCGGAGGCCCCCGCACCGGCCGGCCCCCTCCCGGACAACCTGAACCTGAACTGA